CCCAGAGCAAGGACCTCACCTAGCTCATCACCGTCTTCTTGGCTCTGAGGACAGTTCCTGGCACGCAGGAGGTGCTCCAGAATTACCTGTTGAGCGAGTGAGTGCAGGGGGTGCTGGAACCCCGGAAttgcccccgccccccgcccccagcagGGCTTCTCTAATtggctttcttttctcctcttcccagttTGCCCCGGGCCCCAGCCTTGCCCAGGACACCCTGGCGCTGCAGTCGTGCACAACGCCATGGGCTCGCTGCTCCTGgtcctgctgttccctctgccctggGTCTCCGGGCTGCCCTTCTACAATGGCTTCTACTACTCCAGCAGTGCCAGTGGCCGCAGCCTGGGCAACAGCCACAGCGAAGGTGGGCGGCTTCCTGGATCCGGCTCTTTGCTCCTCTGGGTGACCAAGACCTGTCCTGGCTCCTGCTGTGATATGCAGGGTCCAGGCTGGGATGGCAGACAGGGAATGGAGTCATCAGCCcctttcccctctgggtcctTGTAGCTGACCATTGTCATTTCTAAGACAATCCAAAGAGATGGGTCAGTTACTCTGCGCTGGCTCACCCCTCAGACACAGAGCTGAATGCATTTATAGACAATCACTTGTGTTTTTATACTTTCCCAAAGttcttctgatttttcaagaTCCAGCTTAAATGTGACCTCCCCTGGTCTCTACCGTTTGAATCTTAATTTTGCCACTTGCTAGCTGCATGGCTTTGTCCCTTACTAGATGCAAACAATATCACAAACTATTTCCCCCACCTGGAGGAGCGACTGCTAACATCTTAGGTGTATGCTTCCGGCCTTTCACATGTGATTAGAAACTTCTCTTTAACCTCCTGCTCGGCATATGCAGTTCTCAAGTCTCCCTTTTCACTTCATAGAATACAATTTTCCCTCCCCAGTCAATGAATGATTATGCATCTACCAGGTTATTTTACATGGCCGTGTGGTATTTTGTCTTATGGATGCATTGATTTagctaaatattttcattttattcaggtTTGAATGCAGCTTTACTACAGAGTGTTGCCACTAAATGATAACCCTGGGGCATGACCACTGGACCCTCTGTGTGCCAGGGGGGCCCCCCTAATCTGATTTGAGCCTCACCACAGCCCATTGTAGGTACCGTGATCACCAcattctacaaatgaggaaactgaggcttgattTCTCTAGACTGGCCTAGACTTGTGAAAAGCTGAAGCCAAGATTCAAGCCTGGcttgtctgcctctgggcctgtgtTCTCAGGTCTCTGCCTACTGCCTTTCCCAGCAGGGTTCTCCAACCTGAGTGGCCGGCAGTCACCTGGAGGGCTGTCAAAACACTGAAGGCTGGGCTTCACCCACTGAGTTTCTCACTCAGGaggtttggggtggggcccaggaatttgcatttccaacTAGTTCCTAGTAATGCCAATGCTGCTGGCTCTGggaccccactttgagaaccactgcaccaGGGCACCTGGCTCATTAGGGAGCCTTCCTGTTGAGCTCCCACATAGCCCTGAGGCTACCCCTCCCCAACCCCGAGGCTACCCCTCCCCTACCCCCAGGCTacgcctcccccacccctgaggctaccccttcccccaccctgttACTTCCAGGGTCTGAAGTCCAGGCCCAAGATCTTGAGCCAGTGAGGCCCCTGTAGGGGGTCCCGGTTGTACGGCCTTAGCCGACAGACTAGTTTCTGTGGTGCATTTTGGGCCCTGTGCTTATGTGCCTGGGCCCTGAGTATAGTCTCCTTTAGGAGTCTTGGCCTTATCTCACCTGGGTTTCTCGGGGTCTCAGAAAAGTGATGGCGGACAGCTGCACCAAGACTGAAGGGCAGGCCGTGCTCTCCTGTGGTTCGTCTGGTAGAAGGAGACTCAGGGGGTCCGAGGTCTAGACACCCCCATCATAAGGAGGTGCTGTCGTTGCTGCACCAGTAGCTTCTTATGCATGACACACGTGGTGGCTGTGACAACAGGCGCTTACTTAGCTCATGATTCCTGGGTCAGCTTTTGGGGCTGGTTGATGGGCAGGTCAGCCGGGGGCTGGCTCGTCTAGGGTGGCCTCAGCTAGGACGGCTTGTCTCTGCTCCACGTGGGCGCTCACCGTCCAGCAGCTGAGCCCAGGCTCTTTCTGATAGTGGCTGGCAAGGTTCTGAGAGAAAAAGTGGAAGCAGCAGGGCCTCAAGGAGCCTAGGCTCAAAACAGGCACAATGGACCAGTTCCTTCCGCCACAGTCACTTGGCTAAGCAAGTGGCGAAGCCCACACGGattggagggaggggtggggcacaGCGTCACCTCCTGATGGAAGGAGGTGCACGGTCACACTGCAGAGCATGTGGGTGCAGGGACGGGTGCTGCACCAGGGCCATCCCTGCATTCTAGAACACCTGagcctggggaggtgggtggCAGTGGCCCTTGCGGGGGTACAGAGACACTGCAGCAGGTCCCCGTCCTCATCCCCCTGTCCCCCCAGCCATCTTCAGTGGAGTGAAGCTGGTGGTGGAGACGCCCGAGGAGACCCTGTTCTCCCACCAAGGGGCTAACGTAACCTTGCCCTGCCGCTACCACTACGAGCCGGCCCTGGTCTCCCCGAGGCCTGTGCTCATCAAATGGTGGAAGCTGTCAGAGAATGGGGTCCCTGAGCGGGACGTGCTGGTGGCCGTCGGGCTGAGGCACCGTTCTTTCGGAGGCTACCGAGGCCGGGTGCATCTGCGGCAGGATAGGGAGCGCGAAGTGTCGCTGGAGATCCGGGACCTGCGGCTGGAGGACTGCGGACGCTACCGCTGCGAAGTCATTGACGAGCTGGAGGATGAGAGCGGCCTGGTGGGGCTGGAGCTTCAGGGTGAGTCCCGGATGGGCTGGATGATGCTGGGACCTTAGACAGGCATGTAATCCTCCACACAGCCCCATGGGGAAGCTACTATTATcaccacccccattttacaggtgaggaaaccgaggcacggagccaaggtcacatagctcaTAAATGGCAGAATGGGGGTGAACCCCAGGCAGTCAGTCTCCAGAAGCCACTGGTGTCCACTCCCTCTTGCTCACACCCCATTCAGAGAGGAAGATGGGAGctggtcacacagctaattagaGACAGAGCTGGACTGTAGCAGCGGCAGGTAATGCAAACCGATCAGGCAGTCCCGTGTGAGTGACAGGGAGCACTGGGCCTCAGGCGCACAGTGAGCCCGCGTCCCATCCAAAGGAGTGTCCTGCCCAGGCCTGGTCCTGACGCCACACCAGAAGCAGATGCAGCAGGGCCAGATTTTCTGATGTGGCAAAAGAAGCttatatttatatgtgaaatctcctgatttttatgtaaaaaatctcttaatttgaaaaaaaactcaGTGCTGCCCAAACCAGCCAGACCCCACAAGCTGAATCCTGTGTGGGGGCCCTGGTGGCAACCTCTAAGTGACGTTACTCTTGCTGACTCTAGGATGGGACCCTGCGGCTTCCCGTGGCTTCTGCCTGCTAGGCAGGTGACTCAGGTTGGGGGCAGAGAAGGATGATCTGACACCATGTCCACCCTGTCCCAGCTGTGGCACCTGCCAAAATGCCTCAGCCCCTCAGAACTCCGGTCTCCTCACATGCAAAATGAGGAATACAGGTCTCCTCCGTGACCTCCTCCTGAGGAGCTGGGGATAAAATGGGAGTCAAGGGCCTGGCTCAGTCGGTGGCAGACCTTTGCCATTGGCCATCTACTCCCCAAGTCCAGGGAGCTTAAGATGGTGGCCCAGGGAGACCACATTCCTCATCCCTGATGTTGGAGGTACTGGGGTCATCTGTCAGAGGACCACAGGGGCAGCCTAGAGAAACAGGGAGCCCTCACCCCATTTCTGGCCCTGGAAGAGCTTAAGGATTTGAGATGGAATTAAGCCCAAAATAACCCCCTGCACACATGTGGGTGTTGTGAGCCAACCATTGAGGCCTGTCCATCCCGTGGCAGCCCGGTGTCCTGCCCCAGGTGAGATTGGGGGTGTTCCCAGGTGCCCGGCCTCAGGAAGGAGAGGCCAAGGACTCCAGGCCCTGCTTACAAACAATGGCAGTCCCAGGGCCTAGGCTCATCCTTTCTCCTACGGTTTCATTTGACTTGATAGAAACTAAATCCCAggtctttaaaaaacattttcaaagtcaCCATTCATGTATGAAACTttgtcataataaaatgtttttgttttgcccCTACAAGACCCTGGCACCGGGAAGGGAAGTCCTCTCCCAGGACCTCCTTGACCTTGGGGCCCCTTTATGAGGCCCTTTACCATTCTTCATCTCCCCATGGCTTCCAGGGCCTGCTCTCCCATGAAAATTATGTCATGTATGGAAATTTCCTTCCATTCTTCTAAGAAGCTTCCGCATGAATCTTAATATAGAAGATCAGGTCTCAGCTATCACGGGGGGCCTGCAGAGCGCAAAGATCTGCCGGCTCCTGTAGACGGCAGGCAGCACCTTCTCCCTGGTGTCTCAGTCTGTCCGGGCCACTACAACAAAGTGCCACCACCTGGGGGTTTATAAATGACCACAGTtcatttctctcagttctggaggctagaaggcagaaatcagggtgccagcacgGCTGGGTGAGGGCCCTGTGCCAGGATGTGGACTTCTCCCTGCATCTGCAAGTGGTGGATGTGGgcagagagctctctggggttcctttcataagggcactaatcccatccatGGGGGCCCCACCCACACAACCTCAGTACCTCCCCATTCGATCATGGGCATTAGGGCTTAAGCAGATGACTTTGGGGGACATGTTGAGACCACAGCGCTGGGGTTCTTGCGACAGCCCATTAACTAAGAGTCACTGTCATTCTCTAGTTAGGGACATTAGTGGGCTGGTTAATTTATGACCTTAACAAGCTAGTAAACGTTTTCTGCATAGTGCTGTGTGCCGGCCTAGTTCTAGGAGGGGGTGTAAAGCACATGTAGACTGTCTTTGACTTGGACTATGGAAAGGAGATGACAAGTTTGCTGAGCTTCTctgagggactgtgtgtgtgtgtgtgtgttaggggagCGTGTGACCTAGTGGAGTAGGGAGAGGACTGGGGTCTCTGAGCAGCTGgaccccctgcccacccactcaggctcctctttcctccctccccaggtgTGGTCTTTCCCTACCAGCACCCCCAGGGCCGCTACCAGCTCAACTTCCACCAGGCCCAGCGTGCCTGCGAAGAGCAGGATGCAGTGGTGGCCTCCTTCGAGCAGCTGTTCCGGGCCTGGGAGGAGGGCCTGGACTGGTGCAATGCAGGCTGGCTGCAGGATGCTTCGGTGCAGTACCCCATCATGCTGGCCCGGCAGCCCTGTGGTGGCCTGGGCCTGGCACCCGGTGTGCGCAGCTATGGCCCACGAGACCGTCATCAACACCGCTACGATGTGTTCTGCTTTGCTGCTGCTCTCAGGGGTGAGTGGACCAGCGAGCTCAGGTCCGCGGTGGCAGGCAGCATCGGGGGCGCTTAGGGCCTCTCCTGCGGCACCTCCACCTGCCACTCATGAGGCCACATCTGGGGGCCTGCTTCTGGTTCACACTGAcgattgttcattcattcatcaaacatctcctgagtgcctactatgtgctggggcCAACAGCAGGCTCTTGGCATCATAGACAAACAAAACTGTTTTCACAGGAagataaacagaaccagaaactgGTTCAGTTCCATATGCCAAGCACttggaacagtgtctggcacatagttggtgctcagtaaatgctgagTGGGTGAAAGGCTCTGATTGGTCCAGCCTAGGTGGGGTGATCACCAAGGGTGCAATTAAAGGACAGGGTAGAGGACAGACATGACAGGGGTATCTGCAGCCCCATGGCAGGTGGGGTGGAATGCTCAGAGGGGGTGAGGCCTGGGAAGGTGCCTCCCCAAGGTGTGCACTGTGGATGCCCACAGCGTGGTGGCTCCTGGGCTTGGACAGTTGTCAGGTCTTTGGGGGCTGGGTGGTGCGGTCAGGATGGGCTGGCATTCTGCAGCCCTGCTGTGCTCTCTGGATGCCCCTCTGCCCAACCCTCGCCCCTGCTTTCACACAGGGCGGGTATACTACCTGGAGCACTCTGAGAAGCTGACGCTGGCAGAGGCAAAGGAGGCCTGCTGGGAAGACGGTGCTCAGATCGCCAAGGTGGGCCAGCTCTTTGCCGCCTGGAAGTTCCAAGGCCTGGACCGCTGTGACGCTGGCTGGCTGGCAGATGGCAGTGCCCGCTACCCTGTGGCTCACCCACGTCCCAGCTGTGGGCCACTGGAGCCTGGTGTCCGCAGCTTCGGCTTCCCAGACCCGCAGAGCCGCAAGTATGGCGTGTACTGCTACCAGCCATGCTAGCACCCCACGCCAGCTCTGACCCGCCCGGGCCCCTCCCCTCACGGGCTGTATTTATTGAGTGGTTCATTTTCCCTTGTCAGTTGGGGcaattttcatattgtttttatacttctcaacttaaaattcaaaaaaaaaattactgtgttTCATAAATCCACCAGATCCCAAATCCTCCCTTTGCTCAGGTGGGTACCCCAAGGCTGTCCGGCTCCCGGAAtcctcctgcccctctcctcTGGCACATGGGAGGCTCGTGGGCTCACGAGGGCTCCCTGTGGTCCCTGGGTGCAgcccctttccctgccccagaGGCTATTGCTCAGAGCGGGGCTCGGAGGCTGCAGTGCCCCACCCCGCCTCAGCCtagggagggagggggcacagggcaCCGGAGGCGGGGGAGCTGGGCTCTGGGCCTGGCAGCCTCCTGCCCCTCTTCCTTCTCTGGGAAGCTGCTGGCTGGAGTCAGGGCTGGAAGCGGGTCCCTAGGCTCCTGTGTGAAATCCCAGGGAAGAGATTTCACATTTcctcctcatttttttctctcccttggtGCCAAAGACTCTGTGTTTTGTTCTCATTCTCCCTCTTTGGGGAACGGCCTCAGGTGTGTGTACTTTCCTGGGACAGTGAATGGTGCAGggagcccttcctccacccccagaCCTcccctttgttctgctggccagctCAGCCCGTCTTGGGGTTCAGCCCCCTGCCCAGCGGGTGTGGAGGGCAGTTCGGTCCCGGGCTCACAGGATCTGTGCCCTGGCGTGGGCGGCAGACTCCAGGGCTGCCCCTTCAGGCTGACAGGGTTCTCCCTTGCCGGTCCTGGGGCAGCCCCGCCCTGGTGCTGGCCTTGAAGCTGGAGGCCCTGGCCAGctctcccacctccccactccctgtCTGGGTGACTGCAGGCGTAGCAGAAGGGCAGGGGGCGCCTCAGGAAATGGAGGAGACCGTGTGCCCGCAGAGGATCTCAGGCCCCAGCCATCTCTGGGCCTcaccctctgccccctgccccaaccACCCAGCCTCAGAAAACCCAGCCTGTTGCCTCCGCAGAGGCTCACCTCTACCGCTCCCCCTCAGTCGTGCAGCCAGTTCTTCGTGTAGCCCCCGTGCTCCTCAGAGGGCGGCCAGGAGCAGCTGGGTCCCTGGGAAACTGTTCGAAGTGCacattcctgggccccaccccagacccactggGTCGGCCACGCTGGAGTGGGGCCCGGGATTCTGTGTCATCACAAGCCCTCTCGATTCTGACGCAGGCTCAAGTTTGAGACCCACTGACATAGTTGTACTCCCAACGCATCAGTTGATTATcaattcctcatgtaattattgAGCCCTTAATATGTGATCATCCCTGTACCCTCTACTTTTTGTCCACTCATTCATTCCAGAGTTGAAGGTAACCTGGGCATACGGATATAGTCACCAACAAATACTCAACCACACGCATCCACACCTGAAGAGATACCAGCAAAGCCACCCGGGCCCTCGCTAACCAGCTCTTAAAACTCACAGACTCAGCTGCCTGTTGGCAGATGTGATGAGCGGGTGGTGCCCACTCCTGAGGAGGAGGCTGATGGGGGCACACTGCCTGGCACGTACACTCTGCTTGGCTCAGGGTCTGCTGGGGATCCACAAGCAATCAGAATCATTCTTGTCCATGTCCAACAGCCTCCTGAAGGGCATGATGCCCAGATCTTTTTGTTAGTGGTCAGCTGGCCAGTTTACCCCCAAAATGGGTAAGCAAGTTTCACTGTTCCCAGGCATCTGCAATGTTTTTGTTCCGTCGTTTAAGTCCTGATTTTGCCTGTTCTTGGACTTATTCCACCAACCAGGTCCTCCTATGCGAGCACTATGGTATCAAAGCACCAGACTATGTAAAGTAGCCAGATGTCACACTTGAGTTGCTCTGTCAGTGTGCCAATTTGCAAATCGCCACACAGCGCCCACTgactcatgcacacacaccacacactcttCACATCTCATGTGTACAGATACACACGCATACGCAGGGAGGCCATCAAACACAGGCACTCCTTGTAAAAAAGCACACAAAGGCGTGACTGTCTCAGGCTTACCGGACAGAATTCACACCAGCTTGGATTCATTTGATCAGACCTTATCCTCACTGCCCCCATTCCTGACAGCCCCTTCAGTAGACCTCAACCATGGTGGCTTtctcttcaaattaaaaaaaggagggaaaagcaaagaaatagatCTCTTCcaatatctttattattattataattatcataatcttcagttttttcaaaaatataaataggtGCACGGAACCCTGGTGCCTGCACGGTCCCGGgagtggaggaggtggggggcaggggaggtggcATTCCCACGGGGATGCAAATGCCCCCGACCCAGCCCTGCCTGGATGGACACCTGCTAGGGGGGCAGCGCTGGGTGAGAGGCTGGAAGTGGGTCCCCTGGAGGGCCCCCGACCCCCATGCAGGGGAAGCTCCCTCCACAGCTTCCTCCTGTCTGCACCACCTTGGTGGGAACCAGCCCCCGCCCCCAGCTTCTCCCCACTCGGATGGCGCAGCGTCTTGGCTCCT
This genomic interval from Manis javanica isolate MJ-LG chromosome 18, MJ_LKY, whole genome shotgun sequence contains the following:
- the HAPLN3 gene encoding hyaluronan and proteoglycan link protein 3 gives rise to the protein MGSLLLVLLFPLPWVSGLPFYNGFYYSSSASGRSLGNSHSEAIFSGVKLVVETPEETLFSHQGANVTLPCRYHYEPALVSPRPVLIKWWKLSENGVPERDVLVAVGLRHRSFGGYRGRVHLRQDREREVSLEIRDLRLEDCGRYRCEVIDELEDESGLVGLELQGVVFPYQHPQGRYQLNFHQAQRACEEQDAVVASFEQLFRAWEEGLDWCNAGWLQDASVQYPIMLARQPCGGLGLAPGVRSYGPRDRHQHRYDVFCFAAALRGRVYYLEHSEKLTLAEAKEACWEDGAQIAKVGQLFAAWKFQGLDRCDAGWLADGSARYPVAHPRPSCGPLEPGVRSFGFPDPQSRKYGVYCYQPC